The Oleispira antarctica RB-8 genome contains the following window.
GTGATAATTACAGCATGATTAGAAAAATCAATTTCTGAACCGGTAATGCGTGGCTTCGCCGCGAGTAAGTTAAGCGCATCAGCATCCAAAATCACTCCCTGTGCTTTACCTGAAGCCTCAAACTGCTCTATTTGTTGTAAGACCGTTTGCAATAACAACTGCCCAAAAGCCTGCTTGCCTAATCCAGGGCCAACCACCAGCACCTTGTTTTGATTTTGATCACCGCGAATAAAAGGCGCCAGCTCTAAACCAGAGTTAATCCCAGCAACCATGATTTCAGGGCAACGACTTATATACGCACTGATATGCTCAGGGCGAGTCGCACAACTTACCAAACCCGCACCACTGACTAACGCAGCTTGCGAAGCCATTAAGGCTGCACCCGCATAACCATGATCACCGCCAATGACCTGCACATGACCATGATCACCTTTGTGGCTATTCAGGGCACGCAACGGTAATAATTGATCATTTTGTTGCAACAACTGCCAACTAATATCACTGACTATTGGCTTGTTAATCGATTTTGTTCGCGCTGAATTCATTCTATGCTGTATGCCCAAGCGTTTCTTTGGCAGAATTATACGTCCTTGGCGTTAAGATGGCGAAGGTATAATCATTGCGGTAACAACGATAATCACATGACACAAACAGCGCTATCCCAAAGTGACCTCCAAGACCTGGCTGATAAGATCAAGGTATGGGGCCGCGAACTCGGCTTTCAGCAAATCGGCATCACCCATATTGAGCTAGGCGAGCATGAGACACGCCTAAAAGAATGGCTCGCCAAAGGCTATCACGGCAGTATGGAATACATGGCGGCCCACGATAATATGCGCAGTCGCCCTGCCGACCTTTTACCTGGCACACTGCGAGTGATCAGTGCCCGCATGGATTACCTGCCCGCAGATGCGCGTATCAAAGAACAACTGCAGGATAAGAGCCTCGCCTACATTTCACGCTATGCCTTGGGCCGAGACTATCACAAGGTGATTCGTAAGCGCTTAACTCAGCTAGGCAAGATGATTGAAGAAGAAGTGGGCCACGGTTATCGCGCTTTTGTGGATAGCGCCCCTGTTTTAGAGCGCGCACTCGCCAGTAATGCAGGCTTAGGCTGGCTGGGTAAAAATACCATGCTGATTAATAAAAAAGCGGGGTCGTATTTTTTCCTCAGTGAATTATTAACCGACCTACCACTGCCAATTGATCAGCCCGATGATAAAAACCACTGTGGTAGCTGCACTTCTTGTATCGATATTTGCCCGACTCAAGCGTTTGTCGGTGAACAAGTCTTAGATGCCAGACGTTGCATTTCTTATCTGACCATTGAATTAAAAGGTCCTATTCCTACCGATTTACGCAAAGGCATGGGCAATCGTATTTTTGGCTGTGATGATTGCCAACTCTGCTGCCCATGGAACCGCTTTAGTAAAACCACACAAGAAACCGATTTCACTCCACGCCACCCTCTCGATAATGCAACGTTACTTGAGTTATTTGCTTGGGATGAAAGCACCTTCCTAAAACATACCGAAGGCAACCCGATTCGCCGTACGGGTTATCAAAACTGGTTGCGTAATATTGCCGTGGCATTAGGTAATGCACCTGCTAGCATCGAGATAACTGAGGCACTTAAGCAGCGCTTACCTGAAGCAAGTGACTTAGTGAAAGAACATATTGAGTGGGCGCTCGCACAACACGCTACTTAGTCCGATTCAGCGTGTTGTCTAAATTGGCGATTCTACAATATGATCTATACTGAAGATTTAGTATTAGTTAATTTTGAGACCGCCATGCCCGATGCAATCATCCCCAGGAATGAACAGCAGCGTTTAGCCGCATTAGACGAATTGGGGATTTTATACACTCCGCTAGAAGAACGGTTTGATAAAATCACTCGCACACTGTGCCGAATATTCAACACGCCTATCGCCTATGTATCCTTAATCGACAAGGATACGCAATGGTTAAAATCAACCCAGGGCTTAGACTTTGTTAGCACCGATAGAAGCACGTCTATTTGCACGCAGACATTATTAGCAGACGAATACATGATTTGTGAAGATCTCAGTAAAAACGAACACTTTAAAGACAATATATTTGTTACCTCGGGCTTAAAAATGCGTTTTTACGCAGGCTTTAACTTAAAAAGCAAAGAACAAAATATCGGGACGCTATGCATTGCTGACGATAAGCCTCGTACATTCAGCCAAGAAGATATTACAACCATGAGAGACTTAGTTTCATGGGCACAAACCGAGATCAATTTGACCCAATTAGGTGAGGTGCAAATGCAGTTAATTACTGAACTGGATCAAGCACAAAAGCATGCCAGAACTGATGATCTAACAGGTCTGTGGAACCAGGGTACGATTAAAGAAGTGCTACAACGAGCTCACCATAGACATTTAATCACACAGAAACCATACTCATTGATGATGGTCGATATCGATAATTTCAAACAGGTTAATGATACCTACGGGCACCCTTTTGGTGACCAAGTAATTAGCGCAGTAGCCGATGAATTGAAAAGATCAATACGCCCAACAGATACCATTGGTCGCTATGGCGGTGATGAATTTTTGATTATTTTAGAGAATTGTAATCATCAAAGAGCTGAAGAATTGAGCCAAAGGCTTTTACATCACAACAAGAAACTGTCCATCCTTAACAAGGATAAAAAAGTACCTACCAACATCAGTGTTGGCTTTGCCTCGACTGACTACATCTCGGTCGATGATCCAGAGAGCTTATTAGAATGTGCAGATCAGGCGCTATATACCGCGAAACAAGAGGGACGTAACTGCGCTAGAGGTTAATATTATCTAGCGCACCTCACTAAAATTATAGGATTAAACGATATCGCGATCGCGATAACCTAGCAGATATAAAACACCGTCTAGACCCAGTG
Protein-coding sequences here:
- a CDS encoding Iron-sulfur cluster-binding protein; this encodes MTQTALSQSDLQDLADKIKVWGRELGFQQIGITHIELGEHETRLKEWLAKGYHGSMEYMAAHDNMRSRPADLLPGTLRVISARMDYLPADARIKEQLQDKSLAYISRYALGRDYHKVIRKRLTQLGKMIEEEVGHGYRAFVDSAPVLERALASNAGLGWLGKNTMLINKKAGSYFFLSELLTDLPLPIDQPDDKNHCGSCTSCIDICPTQAFVGEQVLDARRCISYLTIELKGPIPTDLRKGMGNRIFGCDDCQLCCPWNRFSKTTQETDFTPRHPLDNATLLELFAWDESTFLKHTEGNPIRRTGYQNWLRNIAVALGNAPASIEITEALKQRLPEASDLVKEHIEWALAQHAT
- a CDS encoding Diguanylate cyclase (GGDEF domain) gives rise to the protein MPDAIIPRNEQQRLAALDELGILYTPLEERFDKITRTLCRIFNTPIAYVSLIDKDTQWLKSTQGLDFVSTDRSTSICTQTLLADEYMICEDLSKNEHFKDNIFVTSGLKMRFYAGFNLKSKEQNIGTLCIADDKPRTFSQEDITTMRDLVSWAQTEINLTQLGEVQMQLITELDQAQKHARTDDLTGLWNQGTIKEVLQRAHHRHLITQKPYSLMMVDIDNFKQVNDTYGHPFGDQVISAVADELKRSIRPTDTIGRYGGDEFLIILENCNHQRAEELSQRLLHHNKKLSILNKDKKVPTNISVGFASTDYISVDDPESLLECADQALYTAKQEGRNCARG